A single genomic interval of Cucumis sativus cultivar 9930 chromosome 5, Cucumber_9930_V3, whole genome shotgun sequence harbors:
- the LOC105435554 gene encoding transcription termination factor MTERF9, chloroplastic-like, with product MFKISSTLFLHFIHKRSLNTISTSTLPLPSVSTIEFLTNSCGLSSGSPTSAGRKLQFDEKHIHQYEAIIGFLKSHGFDNSQIAKLVSKQPSILQSKVPNNLKPKFEFLQEVGFVGPLLPKLILSNPGILLRSLDSRLKPSFFILKEMLGEKGNSIKNSCDLSTESPSSAGGKLRIDEKNIQQYEAIIGFFKSHGFENSQIAKLVSRQPSILLSTVSTNLKPKFEFLQEIGIVGPLLPKVIASNPGILLRSLDSHLKPTFRFLKEILKSDEKVTATFCRCTWLLTSNSKGALRSNIDILVSEGVPSRNIAKMTEMHPRTITRNVDRMIDAVKTVKELGVEPKDGMFVYAVSTVASMSGSNWKKKINIMKSLGWSEKDIATAFKRFPLYLTCSEEKMKDVADFCFNTAKFDTRTLISYPVLFKCSVDKRLQPRYKVLEVLKVKNLLKNRKIASIFLKGEKTFVEKYVVKHLAEIPNLMDIYRGNVASETKSVL from the coding sequence atgttcaaaatttcCTCCACATTGTTTCTACATTTCATCCATAAACGTTCTCTCAATACCATTTCTACTTCTACATTGCCTTTACCTTCTGTTTCTACCATTGAATTCCTCACTAATTCATGTGGCCTTTCTTCAGGATCTCCTACTTCCGCCGGTCGAAAGCTCCAATTCGATGAAAAACACATCCACCAGTACGAAGCTATTATTGGCTTCTTGAAATCTCATGGATTCGATAATTCACAGATCGCCAAGTTGGTCTCGAAGCAACCTTCCATCCTTCAATCCAAAGTACCCAACAATCTGAAGCCTAAATTTGAGTTCCTCCAGGAAGTCGGTTTCGTCGGTCCTTTACTTCCTAAGCTAATTCTATCAAACCCTGGGATTCTTCTCAGGAGCTTAGATTCTCGGTTGAAACCATCATTTTTTATCTTGAAGGAAATGCTTGgtgaaaaaggaaattctataaaaaattcatGTGACCTTTCTACAGAATCTCCTTCTTCCGCTGGTGGAAAGCTCCGAATCGATGAAAAAAACATCCAGCAGTACGAAGCCATTATCGGTTTCTTCAAATCACATGGATTCGAGAATTCACAGATCGCCAAGTTGGTCTCGAGGCAACCTTCAATCCTTCTATCCACAGTATCCACCAATCTGAAGCCTAAATTTGAGTTCCTCCAGGAAATCGGGATCGTCGGTCCTTTACTTCCTAAGGTAATTGCATCGAACCCTGGGATTCTTCTCAGGAGCTTAGATTCTCATTTGAAACCAACATTTCGTTTCTTAAAGGAAATACTTAAATCGGATGAAAAGGTAACTGCTACTTTTTGTCGTTGTACGTGGCTTCTAACTTCTAATTCCAAGGGTGCTCTGCGATCAAACATTGATATTTTGGTCAGTGAAGGAGTACCATCTAGGAATATAGCGAAAATGACTGAAATGCACCCTAGAACTATTACACGAAATGTTGATAGAATGATTGATGCAGTGAAAACGGTTAAAGAATTAGGCGTTGAACCAAAGGATGGTATGTTTGTTTATGCAGTTAGTACAGTGGCTTCAATGAGTGGTtcaaattggaagaagaaaataaatattatgaaGAGTTTAGGATGGTCTGAGAAGGATATTGCTACAGCATTTAAGAGATTTCCACTTTATTTAACTTGTTCAGAGGAGAAAATGAAGGATGTTGCAGATTTCTGTTTCAACACTGCAAAGTTTGATACAAGAACTCTAATTAGTTACCCTGTGTTATTCAAGTGTTCAGTCGACAAGCGGCTTCAACCGAGGTACAAAGTTCTTGAGGTTTTGAAGGTGAAAAATCTTCTTAAGAACAGAAAGATTGCTTCGATATTCTTAAAAGGGGAGAAAACTTTTGTGGAGAAATATGTAGTTAAGCATTTGGCTGAAATCCCAAATCTGATGGACATATACCGAGGTAATGTTGCATCCGAAACCAAATCTGTTCTATAG